The following coding sequences are from one candidate division KSB1 bacterium window:
- a CDS encoding CvpA family protein, protein MNYFDITILTIILIFIFVGWRKGLLAEVVGLIGIAAALVMAVRFGPDAGRVFARRFHLPELLAVFAGFALVFGGVWMFFHIFKSALEKVLSPMAIKWLDKLGGLLLGVVEGVVVASILIFLFSLTPLAPAVEQDIERSQLYHPTERVAPALFDAARRMFPIERTFAQLKGTMVERIERTGATSVVEQAKQPFQSAPSPAKKRPTRSTSSGGGERGRP, encoded by the coding sequence ATGAACTACTTTGACATCACCATCCTGACCATCATCTTGATCTTCATCTTCGTGGGGTGGCGCAAGGGTCTCTTGGCAGAGGTGGTGGGCTTGATCGGCATCGCCGCGGCGCTGGTGATGGCGGTGCGCTTCGGTCCGGACGCGGGTCGCGTCTTTGCCAGACGATTCCACCTGCCCGAGCTCCTTGCTGTCTTTGCTGGCTTCGCCTTAGTCTTCGGCGGGGTGTGGATGTTTTTCCACATCTTCAAGAGCGCCCTGGAGAAGGTGCTCTCGCCTATGGCCATCAAGTGGTTGGATAAGCTCGGCGGGCTCCTCTTAGGAGTCGTGGAAGGAGTAGTGGTCGCCAGCATCCTCATCTTCCTCTTTTCGCTCACGCCCTTGGCACCTGCGGTGGAACAAGACATCGAACGTTCGCAGCTTTATCATCCCACAGAACGCGTGGCCCCGGCGCTCTTCGACGCTGCCCGCCGCATGTTTCCCATAGAGAGGACCTTTGCCCAGCTGAAGGGCACCATGGTGGAAAGGATCGAGCGGACAGGGGCCACTTCCGTAGTCGAGCAGGCAAAGCAGCCGTTCCAGTCAGCACCCTCGCCGGCAAAGAAACGCCCGACGCGGTCCACGAGCTCTGGGGGTGGCGAGCGCGGACGCCCCTGA